One stretch of Oncorhynchus clarkii lewisi isolate Uvic-CL-2024 chromosome 3, UVic_Ocla_1.0, whole genome shotgun sequence DNA includes these proteins:
- the LOC139389080 gene encoding forkhead box protein J3 isoform X1 translates to MSSNLDSSLTSIDWLPQLGISSLRSGRERGGEEGERKKERGRERSDLPPSIPVPFPSSGSKAKPPHSYATLIAMAIGAAPGRKLSLNDIYMWISDMFPYYSRSARGWKNSIRHNLSLNKCFRKVPRPQSDPGKGSYWMMDGSSEPNPLRGTKRPYPSKEEEGSIQVPNVSVMQAEKQHSPQTDHYRPLASPQTDHYRPLASPQTDHYRPLASPQTDHYMPLASPQTDHYRPLASPQTDHYRPLASPQTDHHRPLASPQTDHYRPLASPQTDHYRYLESPQELSQQLSPPPCKQRPPYIQSPVSSLPVPHDTVSPSTASATLPSLSIPHSLPSLSVPHSLPSLSVPHSLPSLSVPHSLPSLSVPHSLPSLSVPHSLPSLSVPHSLPSLSVPHSLPSLSVPHSLPSLSVPHSTVSSSVSPQTLPSSVPVLSVPSLSVPSLSVAPTYASSHSCDPLLRFSFSDLNLPDLYTSFQSLCRSVRERVASQSDVGPLFVLTNDSTPLHTPTLPPLSPHPVPSVAPGPPPEADRLSHSSVVPADWFSTTDTLKESFRVASSLDWANIDLTSHPDLLESMRQAELCDWALEPTLFTSLCDSLNRFFTHKGLIGSSSGNNSPLAHGSPQSLLLPPLTHNTPTLATLTHPSPLAYPPLVPPSSSGLPPRRPLHPQTQGVQRPHLTQPGAPQTNAGIQLQPKPRPPMKHLHNNSEEIQDDFDWDSLIA, encoded by the exons ATGTCTTCTAACTTGGACTCCAGTCTAACCAGCATAGACTGGCTCCCCCAGCTGGGAATCAGCTCACTGcgatcaggaagagagagaggaggagaagagggggagagaaagaaagagagagggagggagagaagtgatCTTCCTCCTTCCATCCCTGTCCCCTTTCCTTCCTCTGGATCCAAAGCCAAGCCCCCTCACAGCTATGCCACCCTCATCGCCATGGCGATAGGTGCCGCCCCCGGCAGGAAGTTGAGTTTGAATGACATCTACATGTGGATCAGTGACATGTTCCCCTACTACAGCAGATCTGCTAGGGGATGGAAG AACTCCATCCGCCATAACCTGTCCCTCAATAAATGCTTCCGGAAGGTTCCTCGACCCCAAAGTGACCCTGGGAAG GGTTCCTATTGGATGATGGACGGCTCCTCAGAGCCCAATCCGCTGAGAGGAACCAAGCGTCCGTATCCAtcgaaagaggaggaggggtccATCCAGGTCCCCAATGTCTCAGTGATGCAGGCAGAGAAACAGCATTCACCCCAGACAGACCATTATAGGCCTTTAGCATCGCCACAGACAGACCATTATAGGCCTTTAGCATCACCACAGACAGACCATTATAGGCCTTTAGCATCTCCACAGACAGACCATTATATGCCTTTAGCATCGCCACAGACAGACCATTATAGGCCTTTAGCATCTCCACAGACAGACCATTATAGGCCTTTAGCATCTCCACAGACAGACCATCATAGGCCTTTAGCATCTCCACAGACAGACCATTATAGGCCTTTAGCATCTCCACAGACAGACCATTATAGGTATTTAGAATCGCCACAGGAACTCAGTCAACAACTATCCCCCCCACCATGCAAG CAACGGCCACCCTATATCCagtcccctgtctcctctctccctgtcccccatGATACTGTCTCCCCATCTACTGCCTCTGctactctcccttctctttctatacctcactctctcccctctctttctgtccctcactctctcccctctctttctgtccctcactctctcccctctctttctgtccctcactctctcccctctctttctgttcctcattctctcccctctctttctgttcctcattctctcccctctctttctgtccctcactctctcccctctctttctgtccctcactctctcccctctctttctgttcctcactctctcccctctctttctgtccctcactctactgtctcctcttctgtctccCCTCAAACTCTCCCTTCTTCTGTTCCcgttctctctgttccctctctttctgtcccatCTCTTTCTGTTGCCCCCACCTACGCCTCGTCACACTCCTGTGATCCCCTTCTCCGTTTCTCCTTCTCTGATCTGAACCTGCCAGACCTCTACACCTCCTTCCAGTCCCTCTGCAGAAGCGTCAGGGAGAGAGTGGCCTCGCAAT cggACGTGGGTCCATTATTCGTGTTGACCAATGACAGTACCCCACTGCACACCCCaaccctcccccctctttcccctcaccctgtaccctctgtagcgcccGGGCCTCCTCCTGAGGCAGACAGACTGTCTCACAGCAGTG tgGTGCCAGCAGACTGGTTCAGTACTACAGACACTCTGAAGGAGAGCTTTAGGGTCGCCAGCAGTCTGGACTGGGCCAACATTGACCTCACTAGCCACCCAG atcTACTGGAGAGCATGCGCCAGGCCGAGCTCTGTGATTGGGCGCTGGAGCCGACGCTCTTCACTTCGCTCTGTGATTCGTTGAACCGTTTCTTCActcataaaggcctaattggctCGTCCTCCGGTAACAACTCCCCATTGGCCCATGGTTCCCCTCAATCTCTGCTCCTCCCACCCCTTACTCACAACACCCCCACCCTGGCCACCCTAACCCACCCCTCTCCCCTAGCCTACCCCCCTCTGGTCCCCCCTTCCAGCAGTGGGCTGCCCCCCAGGAGGCCCCTCCACCCCCAAACTCAGGGTGTACAGAGGCCCCACCTGACCCAACCTGGAGCTCCTCAGACCAATG CTGGGATCCAACTTCAACCTAAACCCCGTCCCCCTATGAAACATCTCCATAACAACAGCGAGGAGATCCAAGATGACTTTGACTGGGACTCTCTGATCGCTTGA
- the LOC139389080 gene encoding forkhead box protein J2 isoform X5, translating to MSSNLDSSLTSIDWLPQLGISSLRSGRERGGEEGERKKERGRERSDLPPSIPVPFPSSGSKAKPPHSYATLIAMAIGAAPGRKLSLNDIYMWISDMFPYYSRSARGWKNSIRHNLSLNKCFRKVPRPQSDPGKGSYWMMDGSSEPNPLRGTKRPYPSKEEEGSIQVPNVSVMQAEKQHSPQTDHYRPLASPQTDHYRPLASPQTDHYRPLASPQTDHYRYLESPQELSQQLSPPPCKQRPPYIQSPVSSLPVPHDTVSPSTASATLPSLSIPHSLPSLSVPHSLPSLSVPHSLPSLSVPHSLPSLSVPHSLPSLSVPHSLPSLSVPHSLPSLSVPHSLPSLSVPHSLPSLSVPHSTVSSSVSPQTLPSSVPVLSVPSLSVPSLSVAPTYASSHSCDPLLRFSFSDLNLPDLYTSFQSLCRSVRERVASQSDVGPLFVLTNDSTPLHTPTLPPLSPHPVPSVAPGPPPEADRLSHSSVVPADWFSTTDTLKESFRVASSLDWANIDLTSHPDLLESMRQAELCDWALEPTLFTSLCDSLNRFFTHKGLIGSSSGNNSPLAHGSPQSLLLPPLTHNTPTLATLTHPSPLAYPPLVPPSSSGLPPRRPLHPQTQGVQRPHLTQPGAPQTNAGIQLQPKPRPPMKHLHNNSEEIQDDFDWDSLIA from the exons ATGTCTTCTAACTTGGACTCCAGTCTAACCAGCATAGACTGGCTCCCCCAGCTGGGAATCAGCTCACTGcgatcaggaagagagagaggaggagaagagggggagagaaagaaagagagagggagggagagaagtgatCTTCCTCCTTCCATCCCTGTCCCCTTTCCTTCCTCTGGATCCAAAGCCAAGCCCCCTCACAGCTATGCCACCCTCATCGCCATGGCGATAGGTGCCGCCCCCGGCAGGAAGTTGAGTTTGAATGACATCTACATGTGGATCAGTGACATGTTCCCCTACTACAGCAGATCTGCTAGGGGATGGAAG AACTCCATCCGCCATAACCTGTCCCTCAATAAATGCTTCCGGAAGGTTCCTCGACCCCAAAGTGACCCTGGGAAG GGTTCCTATTGGATGATGGACGGCTCCTCAGAGCCCAATCCGCTGAGAGGAACCAAGCGTCCGTATCCAtcgaaagaggaggaggggtccATCCAGGTCCCCAATGTCTCAGTGATGCAGGCAGAGAAACAGCATTCACCCCAGACAGACCATTATAGGCCTTTAGCATCGCCACAGACAGACCATTATAG GCCTTTAGCATCTCCACAGACAGACCATTATAGGCCTTTAGCATCTCCACAGACAGACCATTATAGGTATTTAGAATCGCCACAGGAACTCAGTCAACAACTATCCCCCCCACCATGCAAG CAACGGCCACCCTATATCCagtcccctgtctcctctctccctgtcccccatGATACTGTCTCCCCATCTACTGCCTCTGctactctcccttctctttctatacctcactctctcccctctctttctgtccctcactctctcccctctctttctgtccctcactctctcccctctctttctgtccctcactctctcccctctctttctgttcctcattctctcccctctctttctgttcctcattctctcccctctctttctgtccctcactctctcccctctctttctgtccctcactctctcccctctctttctgttcctcactctctcccctctctttctgtccctcactctactgtctcctcttctgtctccCCTCAAACTCTCCCTTCTTCTGTTCCcgttctctctgttccctctctttctgtcccatCTCTTTCTGTTGCCCCCACCTACGCCTCGTCACACTCCTGTGATCCCCTTCTCCGTTTCTCCTTCTCTGATCTGAACCTGCCAGACCTCTACACCTCCTTCCAGTCCCTCTGCAGAAGCGTCAGGGAGAGAGTGGCCTCGCAAT cggACGTGGGTCCATTATTCGTGTTGACCAATGACAGTACCCCACTGCACACCCCaaccctcccccctctttcccctcaccctgtaccctctgtagcgcccGGGCCTCCTCCTGAGGCAGACAGACTGTCTCACAGCAGTG tgGTGCCAGCAGACTGGTTCAGTACTACAGACACTCTGAAGGAGAGCTTTAGGGTCGCCAGCAGTCTGGACTGGGCCAACATTGACCTCACTAGCCACCCAG atcTACTGGAGAGCATGCGCCAGGCCGAGCTCTGTGATTGGGCGCTGGAGCCGACGCTCTTCACTTCGCTCTGTGATTCGTTGAACCGTTTCTTCActcataaaggcctaattggctCGTCCTCCGGTAACAACTCCCCATTGGCCCATGGTTCCCCTCAATCTCTGCTCCTCCCACCCCTTACTCACAACACCCCCACCCTGGCCACCCTAACCCACCCCTCTCCCCTAGCCTACCCCCCTCTGGTCCCCCCTTCCAGCAGTGGGCTGCCCCCCAGGAGGCCCCTCCACCCCCAAACTCAGGGTGTACAGAGGCCCCACCTGACCCAACCTGGAGCTCCTCAGACCAATG CTGGGATCCAACTTCAACCTAAACCCCGTCCCCCTATGAAACATCTCCATAACAACAGCGAGGAGATCCAAGATGACTTTGACTGGGACTCTCTGATCGCTTGA
- the LOC139389080 gene encoding forkhead box protein J2 isoform X2, with product MSSNLDSSLTSIDWLPQLGISSLRSGRERGGEEGERKKERGRERSDLPPSIPVPFPSSGSKAKPPHSYATLIAMAIGAAPGRKLSLNDIYMWISDMFPYYSRSARGWKNSIRHNLSLNKCFRKVPRPQSDPGKGSYWMMDGSSEPNPLRGTKRPYPSKEEEGSIQVPNVSVMQAEKQHSPQTDHYRPLASPQTDHYRPLASPQTDHYRPLASPQTDHYMPLASPQTDHYRPLASPQTDHYRPLASPQTDHHRPLASPQTDHYRPLASPQTDHYRYLESPQELSQQLSPPPCKQRPPYIQSPVSSLPVPHDTVSPSTASATLPSLSIPHSLPSLSVPHSLPSLSVPHSLPSLSVPHSLPSLSVPHSLPSLSVPHSLPSLSVPHSLPSLSVPHSLPSLSVPHSLPSLSVPHSTVSSSVSPQTLPSSVPVLSVPSLSVPSLSVAPTYASSHSCDPLLRFSFSDLNLPDLYTSFQSLCRSVRERVASQSPGPPPEADRLSHSSVVPADWFSTTDTLKESFRVASSLDWANIDLTSHPDLLESMRQAELCDWALEPTLFTSLCDSLNRFFTHKGLIGSSSGNNSPLAHGSPQSLLLPPLTHNTPTLATLTHPSPLAYPPLVPPSSSGLPPRRPLHPQTQGVQRPHLTQPGAPQTNAGIQLQPKPRPPMKHLHNNSEEIQDDFDWDSLIA from the exons ATGTCTTCTAACTTGGACTCCAGTCTAACCAGCATAGACTGGCTCCCCCAGCTGGGAATCAGCTCACTGcgatcaggaagagagagaggaggagaagagggggagagaaagaaagagagagggagggagagaagtgatCTTCCTCCTTCCATCCCTGTCCCCTTTCCTTCCTCTGGATCCAAAGCCAAGCCCCCTCACAGCTATGCCACCCTCATCGCCATGGCGATAGGTGCCGCCCCCGGCAGGAAGTTGAGTTTGAATGACATCTACATGTGGATCAGTGACATGTTCCCCTACTACAGCAGATCTGCTAGGGGATGGAAG AACTCCATCCGCCATAACCTGTCCCTCAATAAATGCTTCCGGAAGGTTCCTCGACCCCAAAGTGACCCTGGGAAG GGTTCCTATTGGATGATGGACGGCTCCTCAGAGCCCAATCCGCTGAGAGGAACCAAGCGTCCGTATCCAtcgaaagaggaggaggggtccATCCAGGTCCCCAATGTCTCAGTGATGCAGGCAGAGAAACAGCATTCACCCCAGACAGACCATTATAGGCCTTTAGCATCGCCACAGACAGACCATTATAGGCCTTTAGCATCACCACAGACAGACCATTATAGGCCTTTAGCATCTCCACAGACAGACCATTATATGCCTTTAGCATCGCCACAGACAGACCATTATAGGCCTTTAGCATCTCCACAGACAGACCATTATAGGCCTTTAGCATCTCCACAGACAGACCATCATAGGCCTTTAGCATCTCCACAGACAGACCATTATAGGCCTTTAGCATCTCCACAGACAGACCATTATAGGTATTTAGAATCGCCACAGGAACTCAGTCAACAACTATCCCCCCCACCATGCAAG CAACGGCCACCCTATATCCagtcccctgtctcctctctccctgtcccccatGATACTGTCTCCCCATCTACTGCCTCTGctactctcccttctctttctatacctcactctctcccctctctttctgtccctcactctctcccctctctttctgtccctcactctctcccctctctttctgtccctcactctctcccctctctttctgttcctcattctctcccctctctttctgttcctcattctctcccctctctttctgtccctcactctctcccctctctttctgtccctcactctctcccctctctttctgttcctcactctctcccctctctttctgtccctcactctactgtctcctcttctgtctccCCTCAAACTCTCCCTTCTTCTGTTCCcgttctctctgttccctctctttctgtcccatCTCTTTCTGTTGCCCCCACCTACGCCTCGTCACACTCCTGTGATCCCCTTCTCCGTTTCTCCTTCTCTGATCTGAACCTGCCAGACCTCTACACCTCCTTCCAGTCCCTCTGCAGAAGCGTCAGGGAGAGAGTGGCCTCGCAAT cgcccGGGCCTCCTCCTGAGGCAGACAGACTGTCTCACAGCAGTG tgGTGCCAGCAGACTGGTTCAGTACTACAGACACTCTGAAGGAGAGCTTTAGGGTCGCCAGCAGTCTGGACTGGGCCAACATTGACCTCACTAGCCACCCAG atcTACTGGAGAGCATGCGCCAGGCCGAGCTCTGTGATTGGGCGCTGGAGCCGACGCTCTTCACTTCGCTCTGTGATTCGTTGAACCGTTTCTTCActcataaaggcctaattggctCGTCCTCCGGTAACAACTCCCCATTGGCCCATGGTTCCCCTCAATCTCTGCTCCTCCCACCCCTTACTCACAACACCCCCACCCTGGCCACCCTAACCCACCCCTCTCCCCTAGCCTACCCCCCTCTGGTCCCCCCTTCCAGCAGTGGGCTGCCCCCCAGGAGGCCCCTCCACCCCCAAACTCAGGGTGTACAGAGGCCCCACCTGACCCAACCTGGAGCTCCTCAGACCAATG CTGGGATCCAACTTCAACCTAAACCCCGTCCCCCTATGAAACATCTCCATAACAACAGCGAGGAGATCCAAGATGACTTTGACTGGGACTCTCTGATCGCTTGA
- the LOC139389080 gene encoding forkhead box protein J2 isoform X3, translated as MSSNLDSSLTSIDWLPQLGISSLRSGRERGGEEGERKKERGRERSDLPPSIPVPFPSSGSKAKPPHSYATLIAMAIGAAPGRKLSLNDIYMWISDMFPYYSRSARGWKNSIRHNLSLNKCFRKVPRPQSDPGKGSYWMMDGSSEPNPLRGTKRPYPSKEEEGSIQVPNVSQRPPYIQSPVSSLPVPHDTVSPSTASATLPSLSIPHSLPSLSVPHSLPSLSVPHSLPSLSVPHSLPSLSVPHSLPSLSVPHSLPSLSVPHSLPSLSVPHSLPSLSVPHSLPSLSVPHSTVSSSVSPQTLPSSVPVLSVPSLSVPSLSVAPTYASSHSCDPLLRFSFSDLNLPDLYTSFQSLCRSVRERVASQSDVGPLFVLTNDSTPLHTPTLPPLSPHPVPSVAPGPPPEADRLSHSSVVPADWFSTTDTLKESFRVASSLDWANIDLTSHPDLLESMRQAELCDWALEPTLFTSLCDSLNRFFTHKGLIGSSSGNNSPLAHGSPQSLLLPPLTHNTPTLATLTHPSPLAYPPLVPPSSSGLPPRRPLHPQTQGVQRPHLTQPGAPQTNAGIQLQPKPRPPMKHLHNNSEEIQDDFDWDSLIA; from the exons ATGTCTTCTAACTTGGACTCCAGTCTAACCAGCATAGACTGGCTCCCCCAGCTGGGAATCAGCTCACTGcgatcaggaagagagagaggaggagaagagggggagagaaagaaagagagagggagggagagaagtgatCTTCCTCCTTCCATCCCTGTCCCCTTTCCTTCCTCTGGATCCAAAGCCAAGCCCCCTCACAGCTATGCCACCCTCATCGCCATGGCGATAGGTGCCGCCCCCGGCAGGAAGTTGAGTTTGAATGACATCTACATGTGGATCAGTGACATGTTCCCCTACTACAGCAGATCTGCTAGGGGATGGAAG AACTCCATCCGCCATAACCTGTCCCTCAATAAATGCTTCCGGAAGGTTCCTCGACCCCAAAGTGACCCTGGGAAG GGTTCCTATTGGATGATGGACGGCTCCTCAGAGCCCAATCCGCTGAGAGGAACCAAGCGTCCGTATCCAtcgaaagaggaggaggggtccATCCAGGTCCCCAATGTCTCA CAACGGCCACCCTATATCCagtcccctgtctcctctctccctgtcccccatGATACTGTCTCCCCATCTACTGCCTCTGctactctcccttctctttctatacctcactctctcccctctctttctgtccctcactctctcccctctctttctgtccctcactctctcccctctctttctgtccctcactctctcccctctctttctgttcctcattctctcccctctctttctgttcctcattctctcccctctctttctgtccctcactctctcccctctctttctgtccctcactctctcccctctctttctgttcctcactctctcccctctctttctgtccctcactctactgtctcctcttctgtctccCCTCAAACTCTCCCTTCTTCTGTTCCcgttctctctgttccctctctttctgtcccatCTCTTTCTGTTGCCCCCACCTACGCCTCGTCACACTCCTGTGATCCCCTTCTCCGTTTCTCCTTCTCTGATCTGAACCTGCCAGACCTCTACACCTCCTTCCAGTCCCTCTGCAGAAGCGTCAGGGAGAGAGTGGCCTCGCAAT cggACGTGGGTCCATTATTCGTGTTGACCAATGACAGTACCCCACTGCACACCCCaaccctcccccctctttcccctcaccctgtaccctctgtagcgcccGGGCCTCCTCCTGAGGCAGACAGACTGTCTCACAGCAGTG tgGTGCCAGCAGACTGGTTCAGTACTACAGACACTCTGAAGGAGAGCTTTAGGGTCGCCAGCAGTCTGGACTGGGCCAACATTGACCTCACTAGCCACCCAG atcTACTGGAGAGCATGCGCCAGGCCGAGCTCTGTGATTGGGCGCTGGAGCCGACGCTCTTCACTTCGCTCTGTGATTCGTTGAACCGTTTCTTCActcataaaggcctaattggctCGTCCTCCGGTAACAACTCCCCATTGGCCCATGGTTCCCCTCAATCTCTGCTCCTCCCACCCCTTACTCACAACACCCCCACCCTGGCCACCCTAACCCACCCCTCTCCCCTAGCCTACCCCCCTCTGGTCCCCCCTTCCAGCAGTGGGCTGCCCCCCAGGAGGCCCCTCCACCCCCAAACTCAGGGTGTACAGAGGCCCCACCTGACCCAACCTGGAGCTCCTCAGACCAATG CTGGGATCCAACTTCAACCTAAACCCCGTCCCCCTATGAAACATCTCCATAACAACAGCGAGGAGATCCAAGATGACTTTGACTGGGACTCTCTGATCGCTTGA
- the LOC139389080 gene encoding forkhead box protein J2 isoform X4 — protein sequence MSSNLDSSLTSIDWLPQLGISSLRSGRERGGEEGERKKERGRERSDLPPSIPVPFPSSGSKAKPPHSYATLIAMAIGAAPGRKLSLNDIYMWISDMFPYYSRSARGWKNSIRHNLSLNKCFRKVPRPQSDPGKGSYWMMDGSSEPNPLRGTKRPYPSKEEEGSIQQRPPYIQSPVSSLPVPHDTVSPSTASATLPSLSIPHSLPSLSVPHSLPSLSVPHSLPSLSVPHSLPSLSVPHSLPSLSVPHSLPSLSVPHSLPSLSVPHSLPSLSVPHSLPSLSVPHSTVSSSVSPQTLPSSVPVLSVPSLSVPSLSVAPTYASSHSCDPLLRFSFSDLNLPDLYTSFQSLCRSVRERVASQSDVGPLFVLTNDSTPLHTPTLPPLSPHPVPSVAPGPPPEADRLSHSSVVPADWFSTTDTLKESFRVASSLDWANIDLTSHPDLLESMRQAELCDWALEPTLFTSLCDSLNRFFTHKGLIGSSSGNNSPLAHGSPQSLLLPPLTHNTPTLATLTHPSPLAYPPLVPPSSSGLPPRRPLHPQTQGVQRPHLTQPGAPQTNAGIQLQPKPRPPMKHLHNNSEEIQDDFDWDSLIA from the exons ATGTCTTCTAACTTGGACTCCAGTCTAACCAGCATAGACTGGCTCCCCCAGCTGGGAATCAGCTCACTGcgatcaggaagagagagaggaggagaagagggggagagaaagaaagagagagggagggagagaagtgatCTTCCTCCTTCCATCCCTGTCCCCTTTCCTTCCTCTGGATCCAAAGCCAAGCCCCCTCACAGCTATGCCACCCTCATCGCCATGGCGATAGGTGCCGCCCCCGGCAGGAAGTTGAGTTTGAATGACATCTACATGTGGATCAGTGACATGTTCCCCTACTACAGCAGATCTGCTAGGGGATGGAAG AACTCCATCCGCCATAACCTGTCCCTCAATAAATGCTTCCGGAAGGTTCCTCGACCCCAAAGTGACCCTGGGAAG GGTTCCTATTGGATGATGGACGGCTCCTCAGAGCCCAATCCGCTGAGAGGAACCAAGCGTCCGTATCCAtcgaaagaggaggaggggtccATCCAG CAACGGCCACCCTATATCCagtcccctgtctcctctctccctgtcccccatGATACTGTCTCCCCATCTACTGCCTCTGctactctcccttctctttctatacctcactctctcccctctctttctgtccctcactctctcccctctctttctgtccctcactctctcccctctctttctgtccctcactctctcccctctctttctgttcctcattctctcccctctctttctgttcctcattctctcccctctctttctgtccctcactctctcccctctctttctgtccctcactctctcccctctctttctgttcctcactctctcccctctctttctgtccctcactctactgtctcctcttctgtctccCCTCAAACTCTCCCTTCTTCTGTTCCcgttctctctgttccctctctttctgtcccatCTCTTTCTGTTGCCCCCACCTACGCCTCGTCACACTCCTGTGATCCCCTTCTCCGTTTCTCCTTCTCTGATCTGAACCTGCCAGACCTCTACACCTCCTTCCAGTCCCTCTGCAGAAGCGTCAGGGAGAGAGTGGCCTCGCAAT cggACGTGGGTCCATTATTCGTGTTGACCAATGACAGTACCCCACTGCACACCCCaaccctcccccctctttcccctcaccctgtaccctctgtagcgcccGGGCCTCCTCCTGAGGCAGACAGACTGTCTCACAGCAGTG tgGTGCCAGCAGACTGGTTCAGTACTACAGACACTCTGAAGGAGAGCTTTAGGGTCGCCAGCAGTCTGGACTGGGCCAACATTGACCTCACTAGCCACCCAG atcTACTGGAGAGCATGCGCCAGGCCGAGCTCTGTGATTGGGCGCTGGAGCCGACGCTCTTCACTTCGCTCTGTGATTCGTTGAACCGTTTCTTCActcataaaggcctaattggctCGTCCTCCGGTAACAACTCCCCATTGGCCCATGGTTCCCCTCAATCTCTGCTCCTCCCACCCCTTACTCACAACACCCCCACCCTGGCCACCCTAACCCACCCCTCTCCCCTAGCCTACCCCCCTCTGGTCCCCCCTTCCAGCAGTGGGCTGCCCCCCAGGAGGCCCCTCCACCCCCAAACTCAGGGTGTACAGAGGCCCCACCTGACCCAACCTGGAGCTCCTCAGACCAATG CTGGGATCCAACTTCAACCTAAACCCCGTCCCCCTATGAAACATCTCCATAACAACAGCGAGGAGATCCAAGATGACTTTGACTGGGACTCTCTGATCGCTTGA